A single region of the Halopiger xanaduensis SH-6 genome encodes:
- a CDS encoding group I truncated hemoglobin, whose translation MTDTLYDRLGGEDAIAQVVDRFYDRVMADEQVAHYFEDVDMQKQRAHQTQFISSVTGGPVEYTGEEMEAAHEEMGISPADFKAIATHLDDTLAEFDVGEEDRQAVLEAIESYRDDIVTAPN comes from the coding sequence ATGACAGACACGCTGTACGATCGACTCGGCGGCGAGGACGCTATCGCCCAAGTGGTCGATCGATTCTACGATCGCGTTATGGCCGACGAGCAGGTCGCACACTACTTCGAGGACGTCGACATGCAGAAACAGCGCGCCCACCAGACCCAGTTCATCAGTTCTGTCACCGGCGGCCCCGTCGAGTACACCGGCGAGGAGATGGAAGCCGCCCACGAGGAGATGGGTATCTCCCCCGCGGACTTCAAGGCCATCGCCACCCACCTCGACGACACGCTCGCGGAGTTCGACGTCGGCGAGGAGGACCGACAGGCCGTTCTCGAGGCGATCGAGAGCTACCGAGACGACATCGTCACGGCTCCGAACTGA
- a CDS encoding nitric-oxide reductase large subunit: MQVTRKQLATFLAAIFVVNLIVMGGGAWLSYANSPDIPDTIVGPDGEEVATSDDVRDGKEAFQENGLMNQGSILGRGSYYDTDYTADTLELKTEHMRAYYAQDEHDAAYDDLDTSQQAAIDERVRQELQSSNYDDAQVEYSAAEAYAHEQVRQEYVERYYEGDRERGIPEEQVQSAEAAEDFADFALWTAWISHTDRPGSDASFTNDFPYSPAAGNDAGGPVMTWSVIAMVLLVGGAGIAIWLYQAIELPEPEAEGVSIPHPKEIDLTPSQLLSSRFVLIGALLFFAQTLLGGLLAHYYVERDDFFGLHEFIGIDILQILPWSIARTWHVDLGILWIATIWLGAGLFLAPLLTGREPRKQALYVKGLIGALLVVAVGALAGIWLGINNFFDGQLWWLLGNEGLEYLEIGRVWQAGLLVGFLGWTALVARGFKPLLDREPRYGLAHMIVYAGGSIGLLFMAGFLYTPRTNIVVTEFWRWWVVHMWVEGVFEFFILVVISLTLVSMNLLRKKSAEKAVIFQAALVMGSGIIGVSHHYWWAGLPEVWLPIGSVFSTIEFVPLLFILYEALGQYRAVDGASKDFPYRMVFYFIVASSVWNFFGAGVIGFFINLPVISYFQSGTYLTVAHAHGAMFGAFGFLAMGMAVYILRVTTRESHWSERRLTWSFWLCNVGLALMLFLSLLPVGFLQLETAFTQGYAAARSLEFYSGGLIQTLFWLRMPGDTLLIAGAAIFAWDVVAKLLFQRKATADETRSHVIADRIFGEGDAIDPTDPAEPVSDDD, from the coding sequence ATGCAAGTAACCAGGAAACAACTCGCCACGTTCCTCGCGGCGATTTTCGTCGTGAACCTCATCGTCATGGGCGGCGGGGCGTGGCTCTCGTACGCGAACTCGCCGGACATTCCCGACACGATCGTCGGGCCCGACGGCGAGGAAGTCGCGACCAGCGACGACGTCCGCGACGGGAAGGAAGCCTTTCAGGAGAACGGGCTGATGAACCAGGGGTCGATACTCGGGCGCGGGAGTTACTACGACACCGACTACACCGCCGACACGCTCGAGTTGAAGACCGAGCACATGCGCGCTTACTACGCGCAGGACGAGCACGACGCGGCGTACGACGACCTGGATACGTCGCAGCAGGCGGCGATCGACGAGCGGGTCCGCCAGGAGCTCCAGTCGAGCAACTACGACGACGCGCAGGTCGAGTACTCGGCGGCCGAAGCCTACGCGCACGAGCAGGTCCGCCAGGAGTACGTCGAGCGCTACTACGAGGGCGACCGCGAGCGCGGCATCCCCGAAGAACAGGTTCAAAGCGCCGAGGCAGCCGAGGACTTCGCCGACTTCGCGCTGTGGACCGCCTGGATCTCTCACACCGACCGACCGGGCTCCGACGCCTCCTTCACCAACGACTTCCCCTATTCGCCCGCCGCGGGCAACGACGCCGGCGGCCCGGTGATGACCTGGAGCGTCATCGCGATGGTGCTGCTGGTCGGCGGGGCGGGGATCGCCATCTGGCTCTACCAGGCGATCGAACTCCCCGAACCCGAGGCCGAGGGCGTCTCGATCCCCCACCCGAAGGAGATCGACCTCACGCCGAGCCAGCTGTTGAGCTCCAGGTTCGTGCTCATCGGGGCCCTCCTGTTTTTCGCCCAGACGTTACTGGGCGGCTTGCTGGCCCACTACTACGTCGAGCGCGACGACTTCTTCGGGCTCCACGAGTTCATCGGAATCGACATCCTCCAGATCTTGCCCTGGTCGATCGCTCGCACCTGGCACGTCGATCTGGGCATCCTGTGGATCGCGACGATCTGGCTCGGCGCCGGTCTCTTCCTCGCGCCGCTTTTGACCGGCCGCGAGCCGCGCAAGCAGGCCCTGTACGTCAAGGGGCTGATCGGCGCCCTGCTGGTCGTCGCCGTCGGCGCGCTCGCCGGCATCTGGCTCGGCATCAACAACTTCTTCGACGGCCAGCTCTGGTGGCTGCTCGGCAACGAGGGACTCGAGTACTTGGAGATCGGGCGCGTCTGGCAGGCCGGCCTGCTGGTCGGCTTCCTCGGCTGGACCGCGCTCGTGGCCCGCGGTTTCAAACCCTTACTCGATCGTGAGCCCCGCTACGGGCTCGCCCACATGATCGTCTACGCGGGCGGCTCGATCGGCCTGCTCTTTATGGCCGGCTTCCTCTACACGCCGCGGACGAACATCGTCGTCACGGAGTTCTGGCGCTGGTGGGTCGTCCACATGTGGGTCGAGGGCGTCTTCGAGTTCTTCATCCTCGTGGTGATCTCGCTGACGCTCGTCTCGATGAACCTCCTGCGCAAGAAGTCCGCGGAGAAGGCGGTCATCTTCCAGGCCGCCCTGGTGATGGGCAGCGGCATCATCGGCGTCTCCCACCACTACTGGTGGGCCGGCCTCCCCGAGGTCTGGCTGCCGATCGGCAGCGTCTTCTCGACCATCGAGTTCGTTCCGCTGCTGTTCATCCTCTACGAGGCGCTCGGCCAGTACCGAGCCGTGGACGGCGCGTCGAAGGACTTCCCCTACCGGATGGTCTTCTACTTCATCGTCGCCTCCTCCGTCTGGAACTTCTTCGGCGCGGGGGTCATCGGCTTCTTCATCAACCTGCCGGTGATCAGCTACTTCCAGAGCGGGACCTACCTCACGGTCGCCCACGCCCACGGCGCGATGTTCGGCGCCTTCGGCTTCCTCGCGATGGGGATGGCCGTCTACATCCTCCGGGTGACCACCCGCGAGTCCCACTGGTCCGAGCGACGCCTGACCTGGTCGTTCTGGCTGTGCAACGTCGGGCTCGCGCTCATGCTGTTCCTGTCGCTGCTGCCCGTCGGCTTCCTCCAACTCGAGACCGCGTTCACGCAGGGCTACGCCGCGGCGCGCAGCCTCGAGTTCTACAGCGGCGGCCTGATCCAGACGCTGTTCTGGCTGCGCATGCCCGGCGACACGCTGCTGATCGCCGGCGCGGCGATCTTCGCCTGGGACGTGGTCGCGAAGCTGCTGTTCCAGCGGAAAGCGACCGCCGACGAGACTCGCAGCCACGTCATCGCCGATCGGATCTTCGGCGAGGGCGACGCGATCGATCCGACGGATCCGGCCGAGCCGGTTAGCGACGACGACTGA
- a CDS encoding sensor histidine kinase, with protein sequence MHRLAGIDSGVGDRLPEYVLGFGALLTLVLCGEIGVLLAAGSTVGLDGVFLIGVVTTLPFLAGISFGGYWLRDADLSPSRYPRIAGWILGSALVFLLINVALIAVMPPESWALVVGWLRWAVALGAGVGLLIGCIEARAIERSLAAERAALRAAHLEEQRDYLDYLNTVLRHEVLNAATVINGYASLLRREAATTDQHREWAEIVMDESDEMATVIDDVRVLLRTTDGEWTVEPVDVSRVLRDELQKLEHRRGPVDLETSIPPAVYVRANELVARVFGNLLVNAVEHNDAERPRVSVTVEPGPDTVRIEIVDNGPGIPDAEVDALFDRIEGRGSSHGLGLYLVQQLVTGFDGSVELVETGSDGSVFAVELPAATADRSSSDSEPAPAVEN encoded by the coding sequence ATGCACCGACTCGCCGGTATCGATAGCGGTGTCGGCGATCGGCTCCCCGAGTACGTACTCGGGTTCGGAGCGCTGCTGACGCTCGTGCTGTGCGGCGAAATCGGCGTCCTCCTCGCCGCCGGCTCGACGGTCGGCCTCGACGGCGTGTTTCTGATCGGCGTCGTCACGACGCTGCCCTTCCTCGCCGGTATCTCGTTCGGCGGGTACTGGCTCCGCGACGCCGATCTCTCGCCGTCCCGGTATCCGCGGATCGCCGGCTGGATCCTCGGCAGCGCGCTCGTTTTTCTGCTCATCAACGTCGCGCTCATCGCCGTTATGCCGCCGGAGTCGTGGGCGCTCGTCGTCGGGTGGCTCCGGTGGGCGGTCGCGCTCGGTGCCGGCGTCGGACTGCTGATCGGCTGCATCGAAGCGCGGGCCATCGAGCGCTCGCTGGCCGCCGAGCGGGCCGCGCTCCGCGCCGCGCACCTCGAGGAGCAGCGGGATTACTTGGACTATCTCAACACCGTCCTCCGCCACGAGGTGTTGAACGCCGCGACCGTCATCAACGGCTACGCGTCGCTGCTCCGCAGGGAGGCGGCGACGACCGACCAGCACCGCGAATGGGCGGAGATCGTGATGGACGAATCCGACGAGATGGCGACCGTGATCGACGACGTCAGGGTGCTGCTCCGGACGACCGACGGCGAGTGGACGGTCGAACCGGTCGACGTCTCCCGCGTCCTGCGCGACGAACTGCAAAAGCTCGAGCACAGGCGGGGGCCGGTCGACCTCGAGACATCGATCCCGCCCGCAGTCTACGTGCGAGCGAACGAACTGGTCGCTCGCGTCTTCGGGAACCTCCTCGTGAACGCGGTCGAGCACAACGACGCCGAGCGGCCGCGCGTTTCGGTGACGGTCGAACCCGGACCGGACACCGTGCGGATCGAAATCGTGGACAACGGTCCCGGAATCCCGGACGCGGAGGTCGACGCCCTTTTCGATCGGATCGAGGGTCGCGGGAGCAGCCACGGGCTCGGCCTCTATCTGGTCCAGCAGCTGGTAACCGGCTTCGACGGGTCCGTTGAACTCGTCGAAACTGGGTCGGACGGGAGCGTGTTCGCGGTCGAACTGCCGGCGGCGACCGCCGACCGGTCAAGCAGTGATTCGGAACCGGCGCCCGCGGTCGAAAACTAA
- the hemL gene encoding glutamate-1-semialdehyde 2,1-aminomutase, whose amino-acid sequence MNEDNSRELYDRALSVLPGGVNSAVRAVIEPYPFFVQKGDGGHVIDADGNRYIDWVMGLGPLLLGHDLPEPVQAGIQQKASEGPMYGTPTEIEVDLAEFVVRHVPSVEKIRFVNSGTEATTSAVRLARGYTGRNKIVVNQGGYHGAQESTLVEGDHENPRPSSAGIPQAFAEHTLPVPFNDEESVREVFEEHGDDIAAVLTEPILGNYGIVQPEDGYHEFLRDITEEHGSLLIFDEVITGFRVGGLGCAQSEFGVTPDLTTFGKIIGGGFPVGAIGGRAEIIENFTPSGDVFQAGTFSGHPVTMAAGLETLQFAAENDVYDHVNDIGDRLREGLEEIVADQAPEYTVAGTDSMFKVIFTRDGEAPKNAADVKNAETDRWRRIFWGQMKEQGVFLSQNQFECQFVSYGHTEEDVERTLEAYKEAL is encoded by the coding sequence ATGAACGAGGACAACTCGCGCGAGCTGTACGACCGTGCGCTGTCGGTGCTGCCGGGCGGCGTCAACTCCGCCGTTCGCGCGGTGATCGAGCCGTATCCGTTCTTCGTCCAGAAGGGCGACGGCGGCCACGTCATCGACGCGGACGGGAACCGCTACATCGACTGGGTGATGGGCCTCGGTCCGCTGCTGTTGGGCCACGACCTCCCCGAGCCCGTTCAGGCCGGCATCCAACAGAAGGCCAGCGAGGGCCCGATGTACGGCACGCCGACCGAAATCGAAGTCGATCTCGCAGAGTTCGTCGTCCGCCACGTGCCGAGCGTCGAGAAGATCCGGTTCGTCAACTCCGGCACGGAGGCGACGACCTCGGCGGTCCGCCTCGCGCGCGGCTACACCGGCCGGAACAAGATCGTCGTCAATCAGGGCGGCTACCACGGCGCCCAGGAGTCGACGCTGGTCGAGGGCGACCACGAGAACCCCCGTCCCTCCTCGGCGGGTATCCCGCAAGCGTTCGCCGAGCACACGCTGCCGGTGCCGTTCAACGACGAGGAGTCCGTCCGCGAGGTCTTCGAGGAGCACGGCGACGATATCGCGGCAGTCCTTACGGAACCCATCCTCGGCAACTACGGCATCGTCCAGCCCGAGGACGGCTACCACGAGTTCCTGCGCGACATTACGGAAGAGCACGGCTCCCTGCTGATCTTCGACGAAGTGATTACGGGCTTCCGCGTCGGCGGCCTCGGCTGCGCGCAAAGCGAGTTCGGCGTCACGCCCGACCTGACCACCTTCGGGAAGATCATCGGCGGCGGCTTCCCCGTCGGCGCCATCGGCGGCCGTGCCGAGATCATCGAGAACTTCACGCCGTCGGGCGACGTCTTCCAGGCCGGCACCTTCTCCGGCCACCCCGTCACGATGGCCGCCGGCCTCGAGACGCTGCAGTTCGCCGCCGAAAACGACGTCTACGACCACGTCAACGACATCGGCGACCGCCTGCGCGAGGGCCTCGAGGAGATCGTCGCCGATCAGGCGCCCGAGTATACCGTCGCGGGCACGGACTCGATGTTCAAGGTGATCTTCACCCGCGACGGCGAGGCGCCCAAGAACGCTGCCGACGTCAAGAACGCCGAAACCGACCGCTGGCGGCGCATCTTCTGGGGCCAGATGAAAGAGCAGGGCGTGTTCCTCTCGCAGAACCAGTTCGAGTGCCAGTTCGTCAGCTACGGCCACACGGAGGAGGACGTCGAGCGGACCCTCGAGGCGTACAAGGAAGCGCTGTAG